CCTGGTTTCCTGAGAATATGTACCATCCCCGGGAATAAGAACAGCTTTTTTGGAAAAAAAAGAGAGCTGCCTTTTTGTGGGTTTCACAACGTTGGCAATTACGAGTTCTGCACCCATTTCCGAGAGTACATTTGCCATTATACCCATATTGCCACCCATCCTCAGTCGGGACCCATTGATGAACTTATCCTTAAGAAGTTTGAATGCTTCCGGTCTGTGGACAAGCCATTCTGCACCTGTGCCCTCTTTCATACAGATAAGAAGTCCAGCAAGAAGATCAGACATGGAGTTTATAACGCCTGTGGGAGTTGCTATTTTTTCCACCAGCTCTGCTGCATCTTCAGAAGCGAGCATATCAGACACTTCCGCTCCTGTGATGGAATATAAGGCGTCTATATTGGCATTGTATGCGCAGAGTATCTTCATCTCTACTCCTATCAGTTAGCTTCATTCTTTTTCTTGAGCATAGCAAGGATCGCTACAAAAGCACCTGCTGAAATGGTGTCCCCGATACCCACAGTAGCCACAGGGTCAGGTACCACTTTTGAGGGGATGACAATAAGGTCATGGGTAAGCGCACATACGCAACCATCCTCGAACTCGGTCCCGGTACAGACATCTCTTCTGACAAGATATTTTTCAAGTTGATCAAGATCATGATGTCCCTGGCTGGATATTGGGACACTGAGACCGATTTCCCCTTCCCGGAGACTACCAATGCCACCATGCAATGCCTGGGCTGCTGCAAGAGTAGACGAGAACATCAAAGCATCTCTGTGCTCTTCAACGCTAAGGGGGAAATCCCTGCAAGCCACACAGATATAGAACCCTAGGCAATGAATATGGACCCTTTCAAGTTTCAGTTCACATAAGAGCTTAACAGCACCCTCGTACAGGGCAGAGATACTATTCTCGCCTTTGCTGATAACAGCATATGCAAGCTCCTCATGGCCCAGTACATTAAGAGCGTTAGCCACCTCAACAGTATCCAGTCCTAAAGAAGACACATGCTTGTACACAATATCCTTAAGGATCGTTTTTCTTATGACCTTGTTCTGGATAGAAGTAAACTCCACATGTATGCGCATATCAGGGTTGCCTTCCTTAAGCCTTTTGATAACCTGCACAGCCTTTTTCACATAATCACGGTAAGTGGTCCCATCCTCATATTTCTCCTTTATCATCTGATAACCTGCGAGTATAGCACCATCGATAACTCCATTCATATGCGGAATCTGATCGTATAGCTGCTCGCTCATATCTATGCGCAGCCAGGATGGTCGTGAAGAAATGATCAAACGATTATCTCTGGGAACTTCAAAACTGTCTTCATAATATTCAACCTTAGTACCTTTTGAGAATTCAAGTATCCAGTTTACCTTAGGACGCTGGTCCGGATCATAGGCCTCTGAGGGATGTCTCAGTTTGAGCACACCATCCTCAATTACCGGATATTTGAGATTAGGAGAATCAACAAAATATTCTGCTTGTTCCCTGGACAACCATGGAACATAGGTTATAACATTTTTAATTCCAAGATTGGCAAGCAAGTTAGAAATGATGCCAGCCTGACCTCCCATACGGGCTTTATCGAATACCAGATTATCCATGAGCCACTGGTGGATATCAGTAGTATAGGTAGGCACTTCGGCAGCTTTGCCATCGCGCATGGCTATCACAAGCCTCGCCAGAAGGTCCACCGGATCCTGAACTTCACGTGGATATCCTGCTATCCTTTGCTGCACCGCCTTGGCACCCACTATGGAAATGAGCTTATGGATATCTTTTTCAGTGACATGCTTTATAGCATCTACATTACTGTTGTATGCTACAAAGATACCATTAATGTCACCAAGTACATCACTGATACTGGAAAAGGCCGTAGAATAACGCTTCTCCCATTCTTGTATGTCCATGCATTCACCCTTATTTGTAACCCCTTGATCTGAAAATAAAAACTGAGCTTATGTAGTGTACTCAGCATTTATGCGCACATAATCATAAGTAAGATCACAACCCCAGGCTGTAGCACTGCTTTCCCCCAATCCCAGGTCAACTATGATATACACTTTCGATCCGCCCATTATTTCCCCAAGCAAAGAGAGAGCTGACTCACTTGTCCCCTGGACCTTACCCCTGCTGACTAATTCGATCATGTTCTTGCCATCTGAGAAAGCCAGCGATAGCTTGTGCTGATCTACCTCTGCACCGGAATAACCCACTGCTGCTGTTACACGCCCCCAGTTAGGATCTTTACCAAATACTGCCGACTTCACAAGTGGTGAGCGTACAATGGCCTTTGCTGCTATACGAGCATCTTCATCAGATAGGGCACCTGTTACCTTTGCCTCTATGAGCCTTGTGGCCCCTTCGCCATCTGCAGCTATCATTTTTCCAAGCTCTGTCAACACATGGTCAAGCCCCTGCTGGAACGCAGCTGGCACTGGCTCAATACCAGACTTACCTGTTGCTGTTAAGAGCACCATATCATTGGTACTTGTGTCACCATCCACTACTACCATATTAAAACTTTTGTCCACAGTCCTGGTAAGGCATTCTTGCAATGAGGCTGAAGGCATTTTTGCATCCGTGTAAGCAAAACATAGCATTGTGCCCATGTTGGGCTCTATCATACCAGCACCTTTGGCAATGGCCCCGATACGGACACCGCTATCAAGTTCAATAGCTATCTCTTTCATTGTCGTATCAGTGGTCATTATGGACCTTGCTGCTGCACGGCTGCCTTCGTGATCTGCTTTTAATGAAGCTATGACATCCAGAAGGTTCGAAGCTATCCATTTTATGTCCAGCCGCCTGCCAATGACACCGGTAGAAGCTACTGCCACCTGTTCAGGATCCAGGGACAACGCATCCGCCAGCATGCTGGCCATTTCCCTTGCATCTTCAAGACCCTGTTCACCGGTAAAAGCATTTGCATTGCCGCTGTTGACTATTAAGGCACTGAGCTTGCCATGTTTTTGAAGATGCTCCTTTGTAACTACCAGAGGAGCAGCAATGACCTTGTTCCTGGTAAACACTCCAGCAGCATTGCCTTCTGCCACGATCACTCCAAGACCCATCTTACCGGGTTTGATACCCCAGGCTTTAACACCCTTTACAGCACAAATACCACCATCTATCGGTTTCATTGCTCCGTATTCCCTCCAAGCCCGTGTATGATATCACCACGAGTGATGATACCGACCAGAATATCATCCTCTACAACCGGGAGGCGGTTCACCTTGTGCTTCGTGATAAGCCTGACCGCATCCTGGATACTGTTTTCAGGGGATATCAAATGCACATTCTTTTGCATGATCTCGCTGACAGGCTTTGAACCAATGTCATCAAGCATGTGTTTAGTTTCCTCCCAGTTCAGAAGTTCACGTATGGGTATCTCTATTACCTCAAAGGGACTGGGCAGCCACAGACCTCCATGCTCAGGAACTTCCAGCAATTTGAGAAGGTCGCCTTCTGAGACTATGCCTACAACCCTTCCCTCTTCTACAACCGGAAGGCCACTAATGTTATGCTTTTTGAGCAGCTGAGAAGCCTCACTTATGGTTGTGTGAGGATCACATACGATCACATCGGTATTCATTATGTCTTTGACTTGCATAGATTACACCATCTTAATAAGCATTGAAACTTAAGGGGCTACACCTGACATCCACAAACCGGTAGTTTCACCTAAGCCACACATGATGTTCATATTCTGTATAGCCTGTCCTGAAGCTCCCTTTACCAGGTTGTCGATCGCGGAGATAACAACTACGCGATTATTACGGGTATCCACTTCAAAGCCTATATCGCAAAAATTGGAGCCTCTTACTGCACTAAGAGAGGGAATACCATCCACCACTCTGACAAAAGGCTTGTCCTGATACATTTCTGCGTACAGGTCCATGACATCATATTGTGTAAGCTTGCCTTTGGTAAAGATGTGAGCTGTAGTAAGTATGCCCCTCACGGAGGGAATAATATGAGGTGTGAAACTGATCCTGGTAAGAGAATTATCCAGACGCTGTAGCTCCTGAGTGAACTCGGCCAGATGCCTGTGAGTTGTCAGTTTGTACGGCTGAACATTCTCGGCCATGTTTGGATAGTGTGAAGCCTGACTCGGTTCAATACCAGCACCTGAAACACCGGTCTTCGAATCAAATACGACATTTTCGATCATAGAAACCTGCGCAAGGGGAGCGGCTGCAAGAGTGGCACCTGTTGGAAAACAACCAGGATTGGCTATGAACTTTTCGTGCTTCACTTCCGGATGCAACTCCGGCATTCCATAGACCACATGACGCGGATCCTGGTGTTTAATACCGTACACTTTCTCAAAGACATCTGGATTAAGACGATAATCAGCACTCAGATCAATTACCTTCACTTTGTCGTCGAGGAGCTTTGGTACGATCTCCATGGCAGTGCCATGAGGCACAGCTACAAAGACCACATCACACCTATCTTTTATTTCCTGTGAATCGGGGTTTTCAAACTCCAGGTCCACCATGTCCTTGAGATGCCTGTGAGTAGCAGATACTTTCTGGCCGATCAACTTACGGGATGTAGCAAGTTCGACCCTGGCCTGCGGGTGGTTAAACAGCAAGCGCATAAGCTCGCCGCCTGTGTAACCTGATGCACCGATGATTCCTATGTCAAGCATGATATTCACTTTTGTATTAGATGATAAAGATTAATTTGAGTATTGTTTAATGCTTGAACTAATAAAAGGGTTTGTCAAGAATAGAGCTTGATCAGGGGATGCAAGATACCAGATATCTGTTTTTCAGGATACTATTAAAAAATGATGCTTAAATCTAACAGAATGCAGCAATTTGGCAGCGCATCTTAAATGCTGTAAAATACGATATCCTGTACCTTAGTAGAATATTGCTAACAACTAGGAGAAGTTACAGGAAAAATTTACAGCGAAATGGATACGCTACATTTATAATTGAGGGAAGATTAGAAAACAAGAATATAATGAAATATAAATTCTCCCTTAAATACGAAATCTGTACTTGTAAGCGTTCAATGCAGGATTATTAAAGGAGATGTGAGAAAATATCGCTTCCTGTAAATGTCAAAGAGCTGATCAATGGCCACACAGTTGAATGGGAGCGTATCGAATTTAAAAATGGCTGGAACCCAGAATCAATTTTGCACAGCATCTGTGCATTTGCCAATGATTTTAATAACTGGGGTGGTGGCTATATTATTGTTGGGATAGGGGAAAAAGAAGGACTTCCTGTTTTCCCTCCTTCTGGGCTTGAAATTGAACAAATCGACAGGATACAGAAAGAACTACATGGCATGTGTAATAAACTGTATCTGGCATATTTTCCTGTTGTTGAACCTGTATACTTCCAGAAAAAGCATGTTTTGATCATCTGGGTACCTGGAGGACAAAATCGCCCTTATAAATCTCCTATTTCACTTGGTAAGAAAAATGACTATGCCTATTACATTAGGAGATTCTCAAAGACTGTAAAGGCAAAAGGCGATGAGGAAAGGGAACTGTTGTCTATGACTGCGTCACTACCATTTGATGATAGGATAAATCACAATGCAAGTATTGACGACCTGAACTTTACTCTTATCAAATCCCATCTTAAAGAGATAGGTAGCGATCTTCTCACAGAAGCTGATAGAATACCGTTCATAGACCTGTGCAGAAGGATGAACATTGTAGAAGGACCTGATGAATATGTTAAGCCAAAAAACGTGGGTCTTTTATTCTTTAACGATGAACCCCACAGGTACTTTAAGGGAGCACAGATAGATATTGTTGAGTTCAAGGATGAGGTAGGAGATAGCTTCACAGAGAGAATTTTCACAGGTCCTCTGAGGCAGCAGATAGTTTCTGTTCTAGCATACATAAAGAACAATATCCTTGTTGAGAATATAAGGAAAGTACCTGACAGGGCAGAAGCGATACGCTTTTTCAATTACCCATACCAAGCTTTCGAAGAAGCCCTTGTGAATGCGGTCTATCACAAAAGTTATGAGATAAATGAGCCCGTAGAGGTCAGGATATACTCTGACAAAATGGAGATACTCAGTTACCCGGGACCACTTCCTCCTCTTAATAAAGACAATCTGATGAATGAAAATATCTCTTCAAGACGATACAGAAACAGGATAATAGGAGATTTACTTAAAGAACTACATTTGACAGAAGGCAGAAATACTGGATTCCGGAAGATAAGAAAATCTCTTATGATGAACGGTTCCCCAGAACCTGTATTTAGGACAGATGACGAGAGGAGCTATTTCCTGACAGTTCTAAGGATACATCCTGAGGCCCAAGTCGAGGCCCAAGTCGAGGCCCAAGTCGAAAAGGTAATAGGATTGACTGATACTCAGGCAAAGATCCTATCTGAATGTGCTATAAAACCGATGTCTAAAAGAGAAATAGCTGAGATACTAGGCCATTCCAATGTGTCCGGGAACTTGAAAAAAGCTATAACAGAACTTCTAAGTAATGGGTTGCTCGATTATACGATACCTGAAAAACCAAGAAGCCGATTACAGCGGTATCAAACAACTGTTTCAGGCAGGAAACTCATTAAAAAAGACTGAATTCGTGGTAGCATTATTTGCAATCCTTTTCTTTACAGTGCCCATAGACTTCTTTCAGACATATCTTTTTAAGATTGTTATTTAAAAATAAACGGAATAGAGCGAAATAATATTCGCTCACATTCAAACTATTCAAGCTTTTGTCACGGTCAACTTCGGTCTTTGAGCTGCATTGGTCCACTCCGAGCTGTAAAAAGCAATGTAATTGCCGCTCTCGACCTTTGCTTTCAGGAAGAAGCCCGTGTTCTTGTATTTGACACTTACATATTCCTGTACAAGCTGTGTGACATCAAAATCATAGTACTTGTTGTCAGGAACTTTACTACCTGCAAATGTTAGTGAAGCATACGGTGTAGCACCCTGAGCAACATTATTCTTATCATACCAGCTTCCTCCAGCATTGCTCCATAAGACACCAGACATTCTTGAATTCCAAGTCACATATTGTGGATTCCATTCAAGAGGTCTATAGACTTCGACGATTGTATCAGAAGTGCGTGTCTTACCTGCAGGATAGTACCAATACAACGACAGAGTTGCCTTTGATATCATATCCGTTGTTTTATAACTGCTCAGATCGAATATCATCACATCTCTACAAACAGGTGTGCTCTTTCCTATGTCAAGATAAGTGGTCGTGGATAGAACACTAGATGGAGTATCTGAACGTAACCTGTTGTCAGAGGTTGGTGCATAAGATACTGTACTTGTTGGAGGTGGTGTACCACTTACAGTTACCTGCAATGTATCAGTAGATTTCTGGCCAATTGTGTCTGTAACAGTAAGTGTTACAGTGTAAGTCCTTGCGGTAGTATAGGTCTTTGTAGCACTAACAGTGCTTGCTTCTGAAGTTATGCCATTTGATGCATCGAAGTCCCACGAATAAGATACTATTCCCTTATCATCAATGGAAGCACTTCCGTCAAATGTCACTGCAGAACCTACAGTACCGGTTTTATCGGCGCCTGCATTTGCAACTGGCATTGGGTCCCCAGTACTTGCTCCCTTAGTCACAGTTAATTTTGGCCTCTGTGCTGCATTAGTCCACTCAGAGCTATAGAATGCAATGTAATTGCCGCTCTCGGTCTTTGCTTTCAGGAAGAAGCCCGTGTTCTTGTACTTCCCACTTACGTATTCCTGTACAAGCTGAGTAACATCGAAATCGTAGTATTTATTGTCAGGAACTTTGCTACCTGCAAATGTCAGAGAAGCATAAGGTGTCGCACCCTGAGCAACATTATTCTTATCAAACCAGCTTCCTCCAGCATTGCTCCATAAGACTCCAGACATTCTTGAATTCCATGTCACATACTGTGGATTCCATTCAAGAGGTCTGTATACCTCAACTATAGTGTCAGATGTGCGAGTAGCGCCTGCAGGATAGTACCAATAAAGTGACAGAGTCGCTTTGGAGATAGTATCCGTTGTCTTATAGCTGCTTAGATCGAACAGCATTACATCCCTGAAACTGGATGTACTTCTTCCAATGTCAACATACGTGCTAGTGGAAAGAAGTGTAGTTGGAGTAGCATCCCGCAATCTGTTGTCATAAGTAGGCGGATAAGAGACTGTACTTGTTGGAGGTGGTACAGCACTGACAACTACCTGCAATGTATCAGTAGACTTCTGGCCAATTGTGTCTGTAACAGTAAGTGTTACAGTGTAAGTCCTTGCGGTAGTATAGGTCTTTGTAGCACTAACAGTGCTTGCTTCTGAAGTTATGCCATTTGATGCATCGAAGTCCCACGAATAAGATACTATTCCCTTATCATCAATGGAAGCACTTCCGTCAAATGTCACTGCAGAACCTACAGTACCGGTTTTATCGGCGCCTGCATTTGCAACTGGCATTTGGTCCCCAGTACTTGTTCCCGAAATCACAGTTAACTTTGGCCTTTGAGCTGCATTGGTCCACTCCGAGCTATAGAATGCAATGTAATTGCCGCTCTCAGTCTTTGCTTTCAGGAAGAATCCAGTGTTCTTGTATTTGCCACTTACATATTCCTGTACAAGCTGAGTAACATCAAAATCATAGTATTTGTTGTCAGGCACTTTGCTGCCAGCGAATGTTAGTGAAGCATACGGTGTAGCACCCTGAGCAACATTATTCTTATCAAACCAATTACCTCCTGCTGTAGTCCATTTAGTGCTTGATGCACGGTTGGTCCAGCTTACATATCTTGGATCCCAGTCAGCTGCTGGTCTGTAGATCTGTACTACTGTATCAGAAGTACGTGTCTTACCTGCAGGATAATACCAGTACAGGGAGAGCGTAGCCTTTGAGATTACATCTGTTGTTTTGTAGTTACTCAGATCGAACATCATTAGATCCCTGCAACTAGCTGAATTCCTTCCAATATCAATATAGTTTATAGTGGGGAATGCACTTGTCGGGGATGAAGTCCTCAGTCCATTGTCATAGGTCGGAGAATATGAGGTCGATCCTGCTGGAGATGGTGTGGTAGTTGTTGAATCGCTGGTAGATGGAGCTGTATTCACATTGTTGCTCATTGTGAAACCTCCTCCATATGTGTCCCCATTCTTATTATTGTAAAAATTGTTGCTCTGAACTATGAACTTTGCATAGGATGGCTGTGTGTTCCATATACCCACTCCTGAGCCTGTAACCCCACTCATTCCATCATTGTTCATTATGACATTGTTCCTCACATAAGTGGTGAACTGTGCCTTTTGTTGTGCAACAGATACAAAAGCATCATGATTTGGATACCCAGACCATACATGCCATTTTATTGCAGCATTACCACCATCATCAAATACATTATTCTCGATGATAGTATTATCAAAATTCTGCATTGTGATCGCTGCATTGGTGTATCCGGTATTCAAAGGATCCTGTCCTACTTTTGTAAAAGTATTGTTATGTATATAGACATTCTTTGCCCTTATGACATTATCAGTATATGCTGCAACCATCAAGATTCCTGAACCTCTCATGGTACTTATCTTATTATTATATATTTCTATATTATTAAAGGACAAATTGCCTAAACTATTGGTTTTATCGATCTCTATTGCCGGCCCTGTTGATGTGCCGCCCCCGTCAGAATAGATTATATTATCATGAACAGTAAAATCAGAGGCACCGCCGAATAACCTGCACGCACTATTTGTCCGTGTGAAGACAGTGTTGTATGCAACTTCACCATTATTCGAGTAAAGTATGTGAAAAGCATCATGCCCAATCTTGTAAACATCATTATGAGTAAAAACGATGTTACTGCCTCCTCTTACCTGTACACCATCGTTACAACTCCATTCAAAACGCATGTTGGATACTTCTATGTTACTAGAATCTACAAAATTTATTAGATTATAATAGCTTCTTCCAAAAGGAACACCCTGAGTTTCGCTGTTTCCATCGATAATAAATCCGGTGATCATGATATTCTTTGCTCCGGTATCACCTCGGATCATTGGAACATTGCTGGACCAACCTGCCTTTGGAACAAGTTTTATTTCAGCAGTGGAGTCACCTGTGAGTTTTGTGTTTGAGCCGATGTAAAGAGTGCTATCTATCCAGTATGTGTTTGGACCTTTCAGGTATACAGTACCGCCACCAGTACTTTTTACGTATGCCAGTGCTTTATTTATTTCAACATGATCATTCGTTCCGTCACAAATGTAGTCGGCACTTCCACTCGCCGCAACATATGCATTTGCTGCAGATGATATACCGGATCCGATTATTGAAAAACACAGGAAACAAAATACTAATCCAAGGACAGAAAAAGATGTTTGTTTAAAGGTGGTGTTGTTTTTATTTTTAGCGAAATTGTATTTTGCAGAGAAAGTAGCTGATGTTGAGTAAAAAGAACTGCTCAACCATAAAACAAGTAAGAACACATAACGTGATTTAGCCCACCTATGGGCACTAAATCTTTTAAAAATCTTAAAACATATATTATCCATATATTTACACCCCACTTTGACATCACAAGTGATAAAAATATTATTAGCCTTGCAGTTGTTGACTAGATATGCAGCAAAAACTAGGAACATACGATATAATTCCTAACGACAATATATGCATTCCTATCGGAACCATTATGGCTGTAAACAAACTCTATGATGTTCTTGACTTTCCCACTATTATTGGTAAACACTAAAAGAATGGAATTGATATCAATGACCTGCTGAAAGCTCTTGTGAGCTACAAGCTTACAGACAATTTCAGCATAAGTAAGGGTGGGCAGCGTATCTATTTTGCTGTAAAATATGATAGCTCTGTACCTTAATAGAATATTGCGAACAACCAGGAGAAGGTACAGTGAAACGGGGACACTACCTAAAATCCCAAGCCATCTGTATATTCACATACCTTTAGCATATTATGCTGCCCATAATAATTTACATTCGGGTCTTGTTAAATATCATTGTGCTATAAGTGGTTTCAACCCAGTCATAAATTACTGGGGCTAAATCCATAGGGGATTAAAAATCCCACAAACTTCCCACGATGTCAGCAAAATTCTCATTCTCTCCATG
This DNA window, taken from Methanomethylovorans hollandica DSM 15978, encodes the following:
- the argC gene encoding N-acetyl-gamma-glutamyl-phosphate reductase, with the protein product MLDIGIIGASGYTGGELMRLLFNHPQARVELATSRKLIGQKVSATHRHLKDMVDLEFENPDSQEIKDRCDVVFVAVPHGTAMEIVPKLLDDKVKVIDLSADYRLNPDVFEKVYGIKHQDPRHVVYGMPELHPEVKHEKFIANPGCFPTGATLAAAPLAQVSMIENVVFDSKTGVSGAGIEPSQASHYPNMAENVQPYKLTTHRHLAEFTQELQRLDNSLTRISFTPHIIPSVRGILTTAHIFTKGKLTQYDVMDLYAEMYQDKPFVRVVDGIPSLSAVRGSNFCDIGFEVDTRNNRVVVISAIDNLVKGASGQAIQNMNIMCGLGETTGLWMSGVAP
- the argJ gene encoding bifunctional ornithine acetyltransferase/N-acetylglutamate synthase codes for the protein MKPIDGGICAVKGVKAWGIKPGKMGLGVIVAEGNAAGVFTRNKVIAAPLVVTKEHLQKHGKLSALIVNSGNANAFTGEQGLEDAREMASMLADALSLDPEQVAVASTGVIGRRLDIKWIASNLLDVIASLKADHEGSRAAARSIMTTDTTMKEIAIELDSGVRIGAIAKGAGMIEPNMGTMLCFAYTDAKMPSASLQECLTRTVDKSFNMVVVDGDTSTNDMVLLTATGKSGIEPVPAAFQQGLDHVLTELGKMIAADGEGATRLIEAKVTGALSDEDARIAAKAIVRSPLVKSAVFGKDPNWGRVTAAVGYSGAEVDQHKLSLAFSDGKNMIELVSRGKVQGTSESALSLLGEIMGGSKVYIIVDLGLGESSATAWGCDLTYDYVRINAEYTT
- a CDS encoding ATP-binding protein, which produces MEFKNGWNPESILHSICAFANDFNNWGGGYIIVGIGEKEGLPVFPPSGLEIEQIDRIQKELHGMCNKLYLAYFPVVEPVYFQKKHVLIIWVPGGQNRPYKSPISLGKKNDYAYYIRRFSKTVKAKGDEERELLSMTASLPFDDRINHNASIDDLNFTLIKSHLKEIGSDLLTEADRIPFIDLCRRMNIVEGPDEYVKPKNVGLLFFNDEPHRYFKGAQIDIVEFKDEVGDSFTERIFTGPLRQQIVSVLAYIKNNILVENIRKVPDRAEAIRFFNYPYQAFEEALVNAVYHKSYEINEPVEVRIYSDKMEILSYPGPLPPLNKDNLMNENISSRRYRNRIIGDLLKELHLTEGRNTGFRKIRKSLMMNGSPEPVFRTDDERSYFLTVLRIHPEAQVEAQVEAQVEKVIGLTDTQAKILSECAIKPMSKREIAEILGHSNVSGNLKKAITELLSNGLLDYTIPEKPRSRLQRYQTTVSGRKLIKKD
- a CDS encoding CBS domain-containing protein; translated protein: MQVKDIMNTDVIVCDPHTTISEASQLLKKHNISGLPVVEEGRVVGIVSEGDLLKLLEVPEHGGLWLPSPFEVIEIPIRELLNWEETKHMLDDIGSKPVSEIMQKNVHLISPENSIQDAVRLITKHKVNRLPVVEDDILVGIITRGDIIHGLGGNTEQ
- a CDS encoding disaggregatase related repeat-containing protein translates to MDNICFKIFKRFSAHRWAKSRYVFLLVLWLSSSFYSTSATFSAKYNFAKNKNNTTFKQTSFSVLGLVFCFLCFSIIGSGISSAANAYVAASGSADYICDGTNDHVEINKALAYVKSTGGGTVYLKGPNTYWIDSTLYIGSNTKLTGDSTAEIKLVPKAGWSSNVPMIRGDTGAKNIMITGFIIDGNSETQGVPFGRSYYNLINFVDSSNIEVSNMRFEWSCNDGVQVRGGSNIVFTHNDVYKIGHDAFHILYSNNGEVAYNTVFTRTNSACRLFGGASDFTVHDNIIYSDGGGTSTGPAIEIDKTNSLGNLSFNNIEIYNNKISTMRGSGILMVAAYTDNVIRAKNVYIHNNTFTKVGQDPLNTGYTNAAITMQNFDNTIIENNVFDDGGNAAIKWHVWSGYPNHDAFVSVAQQKAQFTTYVRNNVIMNNDGMSGVTGSGVGIWNTQPSYAKFIVQSNNFYNNKNGDTYGGGFTMSNNVNTAPSTSDSTTTTPSPAGSTSYSPTYDNGLRTSSPTSAFPTINYIDIGRNSASCRDLMMFDLSNYKTTDVISKATLSLYWYYPAGKTRTSDTVVQIYRPAADWDPRYVSWTNRASSTKWTTAGGNWFDKNNVAQGATPYASLTFAGSKVPDNKYYDFDVTQLVQEYVSGKYKNTGFFLKAKTESGNYIAFYSSEWTNAAQRPKLTVISGTSTGDQMPVANAGADKTGTVGSAVTFDGSASIDDKGIVSYSWDFDASNGITSEASTVSATKTYTTARTYTVTLTVTDTIGQKSTDTLQVVVSAVPPPTSTVSYPPTYDNRLRDATPTTLLSTSTYVDIGRSTSSFRDVMLFDLSSYKTTDTISKATLSLYWYYPAGATRTSDTIVEVYRPLEWNPQYVTWNSRMSGVLWSNAGGSWFDKNNVAQGATPYASLTFAGSKVPDNKYYDFDVTQLVQEYVSGKYKNTGFFLKAKTESGNYIAFYSSEWTNAAQRPKLTVTKGASTGDPMPVANAGADKTGTVGSAVTFDGSASIDDKGIVSYSWDFDASNGITSEASTVSATKTYTTARTYTVTLTVTDTIGQKSTDTLQVTVSGTPPPTSTVSYAPTSDNRLRSDTPSSVLSTTTYLDIGKSTPVCRDVMIFDLSSYKTTDMISKATLSLYWYYPAGKTRTSDTIVEVYRPLEWNPQYVTWNSRMSGVLWSNAGGSWYDKNNVAQGATPYASLTFAGSKVPDNKYYDFDVTQLVQEYVSVKYKNTGFFLKAKVESGNYIAFYSSEWTNAAQRPKLTVTKA
- the pfkC gene encoding ADP-specific phosphofructokinase is translated as MDIQEWEKRYSTAFSSISDVLGDINGIFVAYNSNVDAIKHVTEKDIHKLISIVGAKAVQQRIAGYPREVQDPVDLLARLVIAMRDGKAAEVPTYTTDIHQWLMDNLVFDKARMGGQAGIISNLLANLGIKNVITYVPWLSREQAEYFVDSPNLKYPVIEDGVLKLRHPSEAYDPDQRPKVNWILEFSKGTKVEYYEDSFEVPRDNRLIISSRPSWLRIDMSEQLYDQIPHMNGVIDGAILAGYQMIKEKYEDGTTYRDYVKKAVQVIKRLKEGNPDMRIHVEFTSIQNKVIRKTILKDIVYKHVSSLGLDTVEVANALNVLGHEELAYAVISKGENSISALYEGAVKLLCELKLERVHIHCLGFYICVACRDFPLSVEEHRDALMFSSTLAAAQALHGGIGSLREGEIGLSVPISSQGHHDLDQLEKYLVRRDVCTGTEFEDGCVCALTHDLIVIPSKVVPDPVATVGIGDTISAGAFVAILAMLKKKNEAN